The window GCAGGCGGTGTCCCCGTTTTTTCACACCCGGGTCTTACGAAAAGAGATGATTTGATTCCAAAAATGATAGGATACGGTTTGCAGGGTATCGAGGCCTTTTACCCTTCTCATCATCCGGATGTTGTAAAGCGATATATCCGGTTGGCTCAGAAACATGATCTTGTAATTACGGGTGGTTCTGACTGCCATGGTGATCGAAAGCCTGCTACCACGCTTGGTTGTATTACGATAGAAGATTGTCTCGTTGAAAAGATTGCAGAAAGATGCAATAGCATGGTTGGCCTCTTCAGTTAGCATCACAACAACTTGTCTGCTTTTTTATGCAGTGGTTGAGCGGAAATTATCTATCTGCCGCGTTGCCGCAATAAGCCCTTAATCATCAAGTACCTTGTCTGGTTCCGGTTGCAGAATGAAAGAACCCTCTGTCGGGGCAGTTTCAGAGAGCCGAAGTTTTCTTTCCAGCGCTGTTAATACTCTTTGGTTGTGACTTATCCAGGCCCTGGATGAGGAAGAAAAGTCATGTTCAGGTGAAATATGGGTTGGTTTTCAAAAAAAAAATCTGGTCTATCCAAAGAAAAGAAAACGGAAAATAGATCACTGTCATCTTTCCAGAGACTGAAGAACAGTCTTGAGAAGACACGCAGTAAACTATCTTCAAAGTTTAAGAACATTGTTTCATTCAGAAAAAAGATTAACACAGCGGTCCTCGATGAAATAGAAGAGATACTGCTTGAATCTGATGTGGGAGTCGGCCCTACGACGAGGATCGTTCAGGAAATCAGAGACGCCTGGCAGGCCAAAGAGATTGAAGACACCTCTGATGTGTATGATTTCTTGAAAAATAAATTAAAGGAGGGTCTTAAGGGGTGGGATATTTCCTTAAATATTTCGTCTGTTTCACCAACAGTGATCATAGTTGCGGGCATCAACGGTGCTGGTAAAACGACCTCAATTGCTAAAATTGCCAATATATTTATAAAACAGGGTAAGAAAGTTATGCTGTCAGCCAGCGATACTTTCCGTGCTGCTGCTGCGGAACAGCTTGATATCTGGAGTAAAAGAATCGGCTCTGATATTGTAAAACATCAGACAGGTGCAGATCCTGCTGCAGTCACGTTTGATGCACTTGATGCATGTTTGAAAAGAAAAGCAGATGTTTTGATCGTAGATACGGCAGGCCGTTTACATACTCATGATAATTTGATGAAAGAGTTGTCAAAGATTAAGCGGGTGATATCCAGCAAAATTGCGAATGCACCGCACGAAGTCCTCATGGTCCTGGATGCTACCACGGGGCAGAATGCGATATCGCAGGCGAAACTTTTCAAAGATGCGGTTGGTATTACGGGTATCATTTTATCAAAGCTGGATGGTACAGCCAAGGGCGGTGTAATCCTGGGTATGCGTGATGAGATAGATATACCGGTAAAATTCATTGGTATTGGTGAAGGTGCAGATGATATCCAGGTATTTGATGGAGATCAGTTCGTAGATGCTTTATTTGATGCGTGAACGAAAACTACCCCTCTACTTCGTTGCTGTAAGAATTTTGTAGTCCTCACGTACTTGAGTACGTTCCGGTTCCAAAATTCTTACGCGCCTGCATCCGGGCAGTTTCGTTCAAGCACTATCTGATTACACTATGAGCAAAGAACACATCCTGCTACTCATTTCAAACATTGAATCAATGGGGTTCTTCGTTTAGTACGGTGAAATAATTCATCAAACTCATGTTTTGCAAAGCAAAAATAACTATAAGTCAGCGTCCAGCGGGAGCAGAGGTATTATGAAAAAGAATATTTCGAGAAGGACATTTCTGAAAACCGGCGCTGCCATCGGAGCAGGTCTTTATGGATTGGCATATCTTGGTTCAATTGAAAGACCAGAACCTTTAAAGAAATTAAAGGAAAATGCATTAAAAAAGAAGCTGGTTGTCGTACACGGTGATTATACCAGATGCAATACCGGCAAAATAGATGATGAAGGTTCCACCATAAAGGAAATGGTGCGAAGGGGTGTCCGTGCTCTTGGATCCCTTGATAAACTGATTTCTCAAGGAGACAGGGTCATCATCAAACCGAATATTGCGTGGGACAGGAGACCTGAATTTGCGGTCAACACAAATCCATTTGTAGTTGCCGCGTTAATTGAGCTGTGTAAAGAGGCTGGTGCGGGCAGCATAAGGGTCCTCGATCATACCTGCTCTTCGAATCCGAAACCTTCATACCTGAATAGCGGGATTGAAAAAGCATCATTTGAAGCAGGTGCAGACGTAAGATTTGTCAATCAGAGTTTATTTAGAAATATAACCATACCGGGCGGTAAGGTCCTCCGCTCATGGTCATTTTATGAAGAGTTGATACACCAGGATGACATTGATGTCTTAATCAATGTACCCATTGCAAAACAGCATGGTACTTCCCGTTTATCCATGGCACTGAAAAACACATTGGGGATGGTAGGGGGAAACAGGGGTGCTCTGCATAAAGACATACATCCTAAAATAGCCGATCTTAATAGAGTTGTCAAAGTTGATCTTACCGTGCTTGATGCATTCAGGACGTTAAGGCGGCACGGACCAACCGGCGGAAGATTGGAAGATGTCGATAACTCCTTTGAAACTGCAAGAAGAATCGTCATCAGCACTGATCCTGTTGCAGTGGATTCGTATGGTGCCACCCTGTTCGGATTGAGAGGAGAGGACATCGGTTTTATACATGAGTCACATGAAGCAGAATTGGGAGAGATTGACTTCATGGCAAATGGTTTTGAAGAAATAACGGTTTAGATAATGGAAAAATTTCGATTCAATACATAATGGTATACTACCCGCACAGGTGCAGTCCAGTGCTTATTCTCGCTGCTGTTGTTGTTCTGTCCTCTGTTTCTTCATTTCTTGAAAAGACATATGCTGAAGAAGCTGATGAGAAAAAAACATGCCAATTGGGAGAACCCGCGAAAGAAAAGGTCCCCTTCTCAAAAGGTGATGAACCGCATATGATACCTGTTTATTTACGGTCTTCCCATAAGGCTTTAAATAATACTGAAGTAAAAACGATGTTGAAGGAGTACAATTTTTTTTCAACGGATTCAAATATTGACGGGAATTTTGACAATGATTATGCAGGCAAGAGAGTGCATGGTGTTAACGTTGTCATCGACCGTGCAACAGGTTTGATGTGGGATAAATCCGGATCGGCCAGGTTCATGAGCTGGAAAGATGCCAGGGAGTGGATAAATGATTTAAATCACAGTATGTATGGAGGTTACAGCGACTGGAGATTACCAACTGCAGAAGAAGCTGCATCATTATTGGAGTCCGGAAAGAAATATGGGGGACTGTACATAGACCCCATCTTTGACAGGAGGCAACCCTATATCTGGACAGCTGATACCAGAGAGGGATCGGGTGGCGGTATTGCGTTAAGTGTTTATTTTGACGATGCAAAGATTCGCTGGGATGAAACAAACTCCATTAACCGTAATTTTGTTCGTCCGGTTCGAACAGACAGATAACGCTGTTTGCCAACCGCGATCTGGGCGCTGTTTTTTTTTCGGATTTTATCCGAAATCCAGTATAAGATGAGTACATCATTCACCGTTACCTGTCAGCACCCTTGCAGGACCTGCACTATATAACAGTTCATAGTCCGGACTTTGTTTCCTTCCTGTACCTTTTTGATTGCTTCTTGTCATGCTTTCATGTATCATCAAAATTGTTTTTCAGTTTCATTTGCCGGTAAAAAAAACAATTTTAGACCTTGTATGGAGTAATACAATCGATGCGAAATATGATAAAGATGCTACACGTAGCAGGCACTTTAGTGCTCTTTCAGTTCTGTTTTTCTGGTTCTTCGGTAAGTGCTGCTTCCATCTTAGAGGGTCTGAATAGCTTTCAGGAGTCGTTAGCCGGATGGGTTGAAAAGGTTGAAAAACTGGAAGAGAGATCTTCAACTGTTGAAAAAGATCTTGAAGCGAAAGACAAACAGCTGGCAGAGATAAATAGGAGTCTTTCAAACATAGAGTCTCTTCTCTCGAAGCTTGATTCCAAGCTTACCAGGGTTCAGAATATGCGTTCGGTCGAAGGAGTGAAAGAAACCTTGAAATCATACGAAGATGTATTGGATGTCATTAAGAAAAGATTTTCCGAGATGGTGAAGAGACTGGAAGACCAGGAAGTGAAAGTCTCGGTCCTTGAAAGAGTGTATGAAGCTACACAGAATCCAGTCGAAACCATGTTACGTGAAATGGATAAGCAGAAAGTGATAATCAGTGCTCTCACTGAAAAGATGGCAACACAGGATAAATCACTTCTGGTGATTATGGATGACTTCAAGAAAGGTACAAGTTCATCGGAAGATCTTGGTAAAAAGATTGAGAAATTAAACAAAAGGTTAGCCGAGCTGGAATCTGGAGCTGTTATCGTCAAGGGGGGCAGTGTGGCACAGAAAGGCCATGGGACAGAAAAAAAAGAAGGCTCTCAGGCGACAGGATCTAAGGATCAGGTTGCAGCCGACCATAAAACTGAAAGCCATGATACCGGCGAACATAAACAGGAATCTGATGAAATGAAAGGATATATCGATATCGGTATGGGATTTTTTATTAATGATTTGAAATTTGTTTCGTTTGGCTCCTCATGCCGGGTACAGGGAGAAATAGTGAACAAATCAAAAAGGTACTACAGTACGGCTGATTTTATCATAAAGGTGTTTGACAAGGTAGGTAAACAACTGGGCGGGCAGGGTTTTTCCTTGATAGGCCTCAGCCAGAACCATAAAGCGGACTTTGAAGAGATTTTGACCGGTGTAAATGAAGAGGAAATTACCAGCTATACCCTCTACTATGCTAAAATGCCATCACTTTTAGCCACGGGAGAGGGGGGATTGAAGATGCTGGAGCGAAAGCATGAGGGGGTGACAGCTGAAGAAGCAGCAGGCAGCCTGCATGATGAGAAAAAGGAAGAAGCGGAAGTGATAGAGGTGGCCAAAGATTTTAAAGAGATTGGCAACGGGTTTTATATAGGAAATGTCACTTTTTCCGGTTTTGGTTCATCTTCATCCGTGGCAGGTCTGATTCAAAATCATTCAGAGACGGACATCGGCCGCGCAGCCTTTCGTATGCAAATCTTCAGTAAGGAATACGGCCTGATTACGAAGCTGGATTTCGCAGTCAGGCACCTGAAGGCAGGAGAATCTCAGCACTTCGAAGAAATTATTACCGGCGTACGCCCTACAGATATCGATCGATATGAAGTACTATTCAAGGATTCTTATTGAGAGATCTGATACTCCTTCGTAAAACCTTTCCATTCTGAATCCAGGTCCATCTCACCTGGGGTCTGGGATAGAGGATTTTTTGATTTTGGTGTAAGGGACTCTCTAGGTTCACTTGGGGTTTGAGGGCTTTCGCCCTGCGTTCCATGAGTTTCAGGTAACTTGCCCTGCGTCGCACCTCCTGCCTCTGCATTATCCTGAATCTCATTTTCTAGTTTATCTAGATCATAGCGTTTCGGTATTGCATCCTTAATATCCCTTTCGAGCTCTTCAGAAAGTTTCAATATAGTGGATATATCTGATTGCTTTCTATGATCCTCCCCTAGACCCGTTGACCTAAGCACTATATCTGTGTCCAGGTTTCCTCCCAGTTTTCTTACCATCTCAGCTATATTCAGTAAATCAACATCTCTGGTTGAGACAATGATATCATTCAGGTTAATGTTGCGTGCAGCTTCTAATGCAACAATCAGGTCTCCGCCTAAACCCGTCATGGCCTCTCTCCTCATCCTTTCACCTTCGGCCTTTGCCTTTTCAATGAGCAGTTTCCCCAGAGCTATCCGGATATGTTTATAGTTGTTGCCCTCAGCCACTTTTTCAACGCGAAACTTGTCTGCTGTAGCTACAATCTCGGTAACCTTGGTTTCAATGTCTGCTTTCAATGTAACCTTTGTTCCCTCTTTGTCAGACTGTATTTTTTGTGCAAGTGCCTCTGTGCTGGCATCTATCGTCTGGGTAATACCACGCTCCTCTGCAGCCTTTGTCTTTGCGATATTTAATAACTCTTCCAACCCCGCAAGTTTAATATTCTTAATCTTTCTCTCCAGCTGTGGGTCAAATCTCATATCAAGAATGAGCCAATCGATAACTTCAACATTACAACGTGATTTAAGCCGATATGAGAGGAGCTTTTTCGCCTCTGAGCCCCTTTTTCGTTTCTCCTCAGGATCATAAAGATCTTTTTCACTCATCTTACCCAGAATGTTTCTGGCTACGTCTTTGGTTTCGTTTTCCACAAACTGCTTATATCTTTCACCCGCTCCTATCTCCTGGCGGATCTTGTGCGCCTGTCCCTTGGCTATCTGATATTTAACGATAATGTCAACGGTAACATCGTAGTCATCCGCAGTCCTGATTGGTATCTCCTTAGATTCCATAACTCCCTCTTTGTTACGAGCCTCCCTGGTCAAATTAAGGGTCTGTACGGTGCCATCAAACAGGTCCCAATACTCTGCTTTCCTGATATATCTGTGCCAACCAGGGCTATAGTCTTTTTGAACAACACCTCGCTTAACACCCCATATCACCGTTCTCACACCAACCTGATCAATCCCAACCTTGATTATGCAAAACCTAAAAGTGGTAACAATGACAATTATGGCTACCACGATAATTATTGGAACAAAATTTTTGGCCAAAAACCTGGCAAGAAACTTTACCATGAAAATAATCTCCTGAATTTCTTAAAAACGCAATGTTTTAATTTACTTAGAATGTCCGTCTGTCTGCCCCGTGGGGAATCCTTCCAGATGAGTTCCCTCTTCCTTTGCCTGTCCTTCGGAATCCCCGGGATTCGTCAATTGATCAAATAGAGGCTCAGGTTCTACTTCTGAGATCTGTTCCTTAATAACCTCTTTCATCCTGATTTGCGGTATTGACATGTCACTCTGTAAAACAGGTGTCCCCTTTACCTGTGCACTAATCAATCTCTTTGCGTACTCCAGCTTTACGAGATTAAGTCCACCCGCACCTTCGAGTGCATTTCGCAGGGCAAGCAGACCTTCAGCCTCAGCCTTTTTGGTGGCAAGGATTGTTTCAGCCTCTTTCAACAGTTTCTCGTATTCCGCATCACCATCCAGCTCTGCCTTCACAAGGTATTCTACCCCTTGTGACATCAATTGGTGCGCCTTTGCCTTCGCCTCAATTTCTAAGCGGTCCAGCTCACCCTGGAAGCGGGATATGGTGACATCCAATTTCTTTGTCTCCTCGGTAACGACCCTCTCCTGGTTTCTTTGAGCAGCCCGTTGTCTACGTGTCTGCTCCTCAACCTCTTTATCTGCAAGCCGTCTTTCCTGTATTTTCTCGGCGTATTCCCGATAGTATCGATAATCGATAAAGTCAATCGTGGTAACCAAGATACCATGTTCGTTTAAAAGCTCATTTAACACCTCTTGCGACTTGGATGACTTATTTTCCCTTTTTGTAGAATCGGGGAATTCATCCAGCGTTAGTTCACCGAATACATATCTGCAGATAGTCTTTGCATAGTCAAATATCCATTTTTCCTTAAATAAGTCACCTGTACCCGTATCCTGGACTACTTGGTTCGCTAATTCGGGAATGAGCCTGAAGTGTATGATTAAATCAAGGCTTATGTCACCACCGTCACGGGTCTTTAAGATTACTGAATTTCCTTCAGGGTAGTCTTTTGATATGTTTGCAGATGTCATGGGGATGAGTTGTTCCGTTTTATCGAGAATATAAAGGTCGTGCACATAAGGATAATAAATAACAGCACCTGCGCGATTTATAGTCTTTATTTTTCCGGTGATGTTATTGATGATAACGGCAACCTCGTCTGCACCAACATCCTTCCATGTCAATCTGCGACCCCCCACGATAAGGACGATTACTATGATCACAATGATGGGGATTAAAAAAACAAAGAGTTTGTTCGTAAAACGGTTTTTCTTTTTGGCTTTAGGCTTAAAGTTCTTATCCATTTTGTTTTTTGCTCACAGAATGATAACAGGTTTATTTTTTTAAAAAAGCATTATAGACAAAAAATTGATGCTATTCAATAGCTATTGAATAAAAGAATATCTCTTCACCATTCTTGTTAAAGACAAGTTGATCGTGAAGTTTCAGTTTGTATTCGCCAATTACCGGTCGGCATGTATCGGAAATGTTATACCAAGGATCTTGATTGCAAATCTCTTGTTCTTGAAGCCAAAACAGACTTTCCCTTTGTCGGTAATAAGGGTGACGATAGTTAAAAAAGGTATCAAGACAGGGAACGATATGACGAGAATGCAGAATAAGATCAAGATAATGGGTAACGCAATGGCAATTAAAAGAAAAACAAGTAATAGTACACTCGTTAAGATAAGCAGTGCAAACAGAATTGTGGGCGGCAACAGAAAAATTGAAAATACTACTGTGATAAATTTTTTGAAACCACCCTGAATTTTATTGCCGAATATGAATACACCGGTGGGCGCCTCTTCTTCTGCAGCAGGAATCTCTTTAATCGCCTCCCTGGTCTGCTTCTGTTCTTCTTGAGGTGCTGTTTCCTCTGTTATCTTTTCAGCCTTATCCTCTTCCGGGCTTGAAGGAGATTTTTCATCTGACGCAGAAGCGGCTTCTTCTATCGAAGAAATAGTTTCTTCTCCCTCCTCTTCAGTAACCGTTTGTTCCTCTTCTGCGATAAAAGATTCTTTTTCAACATCTTCCGACTTCTTTTTCTTTTTCCACTTCCACATCAGTACATATCCAAGTGAATTTTAAGCTGGTATCTTGCCTTGACATTAGATACCGTAGCCGATATTATTAGTCTCAGAGTAGATTACTATTGATATTCTGAAATTTAAAGACTGCGATTTTATGGAAAGAGCGCCACAAAGTCAAGGCTAAATTATAAGCTATGAGTACTTACTATCCGTCACTTGAAAAATTTACAGAGCTTTCGCGTAAAGGGAATGTTGTTCCGGTATACCGCCAGCTTTTTGCAGATACGCTGACTCCGTTATCAGCATTTCAAAAGATTTCAGATACTGATTCTGCATTTCTTTTAGAAAGTGCAGATGGTGGTGAAAAGATAGCAAGATACTCTTTCTTGGGCAGCAATCCATTCCTGAGATTCAAATGTCGGGGGTTTAACGTTGAGAGTGAAATGAACGGTGAGATGGTGTGTTATGAATCCCGTGACCCGTTTAGTGATCTGGAAAAACAGTTGAAGCGGTTTCTTCCGGTACCCGTCGAGGGACTGCCCAATTTTTTTGGCGGAGCTGTCGGCTACATATCATATGACTCAGTGCGCTATGTTGAGGATCTGCCGGATTCTGCATCTGATGATTTAAAACTGCCGGATATATATTTTATGTTTTATGACATTGTGGTCATATTTGATCATTTACATAAGACGATAAAAGTCGTTTGCGCCGCACGTCTGGAAGAGAGAGACATTAAAGATGTGTATGAAGAATCAACAGGAAGAGTGGGCGCTCTTATAGAAAAATTGCGAACACCGGTAATGGAATTAAGTGGCGATATACCGGTTGAAAGAGAGGCAGAATTGAAGTTTTCATCAAATTTCAAAAAGGAGGATTTTTTAAGCGCTGTGGCAACGTGTAAAGAGTATATTAAGGCCGGAGACATAATACAGGTCGTCATTTCTCAGCGCCTGAAGGCACAAACAACAGCAAAACCAATCAATATCTATCGAACCCTTCGGGTCATTAATCCATCGCCGTATATGTTCTATATGAAAATGGGAGAAATAGAACTTGTCGGTTCATCTCCTGAGGTTATGGTAAAGGTAGAGGGGGGAAGGGTGAATGTGAGACCAATTGCAGGGACACGGTGGCGAGGCCGGACAGCAGCAGAAGATGAGCTGCTGGCTAAAGAACTACTCGCTGATCCGAAAGAGCGGGCAGAACATATCATGTTGCTTGACCTGGGAAGAAATGATGTGGGAAGGGTTTCAGAGTACGGGAGCGTTGCCATAGATGATAAGATGGTGGTAGAAAAGTACTCCCATGTGATGCATATCACATCAAGCGTCAGCGGAGATTTGCGCAAGGATAAAAATGCTTTTGACAGCATGAAGGCCTGTTTGCCTGCCGGTACCTTGTCCGGTGCTCCCAAAATAAGGGCTATGGAGATAATAGACGGGCTGGAGCCTACCCGCCGTGGGCCATATGGCGGGGCAGTAGGGTATATCGATTTCTACGGGAATATGAACACCTGCATTGCGATCAGAACAATTGTCTTGAAA is drawn from Candidatus Scalindua sp. and contains these coding sequences:
- the ftsY gene encoding signal recognition particle-docking protein FtsY; this translates as MGWFSKKKSGLSKEKKTENRSLSSFQRLKNSLEKTRSKLSSKFKNIVSFRKKINTAVLDEIEEILLESDVGVGPTTRIVQEIRDAWQAKEIEDTSDVYDFLKNKLKEGLKGWDISLNISSVSPTVIIVAGINGAGKTTSIAKIANIFIKQGKKVMLSASDTFRAAAAEQLDIWSKRIGSDIVKHQTGADPAAVTFDALDACLKRKADVLIVDTAGRLHTHDNLMKELSKIKRVISSKIANAPHEVLMVLDATTGQNAISQAKLFKDAVGITGIILSKLDGTAKGGVILGMRDEIDIPVKFIGIGEGADDIQVFDGDQFVDALFDA
- a CDS encoding SPFH domain-containing protein — encoded protein: MVKFLARFLAKNFVPIIIVVAIIVIVTTFRFCIIKVGIDQVGVRTVIWGVKRGVVQKDYSPGWHRYIRKAEYWDLFDGTVQTLNLTREARNKEGVMESKEIPIRTADDYDVTVDIIVKYQIAKGQAHKIRQEIGAGERYKQFVENETKDVARNILGKMSEKDLYDPEEKRKRGSEAKKLLSYRLKSRCNVEVIDWLILDMRFDPQLERKIKNIKLAGLEELLNIAKTKAAEERGITQTIDASTEALAQKIQSDKEGTKVTLKADIETKVTEIVATADKFRVEKVAEGNNYKHIRIALGKLLIEKAKAEGERMRREAMTGLGGDLIVALEAARNINLNDIIVSTRDVDLLNIAEMVRKLGGNLDTDIVLRSTGLGEDHRKQSDISTILKLSEELERDIKDAIPKRYDLDKLENEIQDNAEAGGATQGKLPETHGTQGESPQTPSEPRESLTPKSKNPLSQTPGEMDLDSEWKGFTKEYQISQ
- the trpE gene encoding anthranilate synthase component I yields the protein MSTYYPSLEKFTELSRKGNVVPVYRQLFADTLTPLSAFQKISDTDSAFLLESADGGEKIARYSFLGSNPFLRFKCRGFNVESEMNGEMVCYESRDPFSDLEKQLKRFLPVPVEGLPNFFGGAVGYISYDSVRYVEDLPDSASDDLKLPDIYFMFYDIVVIFDHLHKTIKVVCAARLEERDIKDVYEESTGRVGALIEKLRTPVMELSGDIPVEREAELKFSSNFKKEDFLSAVATCKEYIKAGDIIQVVISQRLKAQTTAKPINIYRTLRVINPSPYMFYMKMGEIELVGSSPEVMVKVEGGRVNVRPIAGTRWRGRTAAEDELLAKELLADPKERAEHIMLLDLGRNDVGRVSEYGSVAIDDKMVVEKYSHVMHITSSVSGDLRKDKNAFDSMKACLPAGTLSGAPKIRAMEIIDGLEPTRRGPYGGAVGYIDFYGNMNTCIAIRTIVLKNEKDAYIQAGAGIVADSIPEREYQETLNKAKGMLKAIEVAERIEDGENFSA
- a CDS encoding SPFH domain-containing protein — its product is MDKNFKPKAKKKNRFTNKLFVFLIPIIVIIVIVLIVGGRRLTWKDVGADEVAVIINNITGKIKTINRAGAVIYYPYVHDLYILDKTEQLIPMTSANISKDYPEGNSVILKTRDGGDISLDLIIHFRLIPELANQVVQDTGTGDLFKEKWIFDYAKTICRYVFGELTLDEFPDSTKRENKSSKSQEVLNELLNEHGILVTTIDFIDYRYYREYAEKIQERRLADKEVEEQTRRQRAAQRNQERVVTEETKKLDVTISRFQGELDRLEIEAKAKAHQLMSQGVEYLVKAELDGDAEYEKLLKEAETILATKKAEAEGLLALRNALEGAGGLNLVKLEYAKRLISAQVKGTPVLQSDMSIPQIRMKEVIKEQISEVEPEPLFDQLTNPGDSEGQAKEEGTHLEGFPTGQTDGHSK
- a CDS encoding DUF362 domain-containing protein, coding for MKKNISRRTFLKTGAAIGAGLYGLAYLGSIERPEPLKKLKENALKKKLVVVHGDYTRCNTGKIDDEGSTIKEMVRRGVRALGSLDKLISQGDRVIIKPNIAWDRRPEFAVNTNPFVVAALIELCKEAGAGSIRVLDHTCSSNPKPSYLNSGIEKASFEAGADVRFVNQSLFRNITIPGGKVLRSWSFYEELIHQDDIDVLINVPIAKQHGTSRLSMALKNTLGMVGGNRGALHKDIHPKIADLNRVVKVDLTVLDAFRTLRRHGPTGGRLEDVDNSFETARRIVISTDPVAVDSYGATLFGLRGEDIGFIHESHEAELGEIDFMANGFEEITV
- a CDS encoding DUF1566 domain-containing protein, translating into MLILAAVVVLSSVSSFLEKTYAEEADEKKTCQLGEPAKEKVPFSKGDEPHMIPVYLRSSHKALNNTEVKTMLKEYNFFSTDSNIDGNFDNDYAGKRVHGVNVVIDRATGLMWDKSGSARFMSWKDAREWINDLNHSMYGGYSDWRLPTAEEAASLLESGKKYGGLYIDPIFDRRQPYIWTADTREGSGGGIALSVYFDDAKIRWDETNSINRNFVRPVRTDR